From Halorussus lipolyticus:
TCGGATTCGAGTTAACTAGTTATCTGCTCGGGGTCGGGCTTCGGACACTCCAACACAGATTAGTGCCCGACGCTCCTCACCTCCGCACATGAGCGACGTGACACTCGTCTACGACGACGACTGCGGGTTCTGTACGTGGTGGGCCGACTTCTTCGCGGAACGGTCGGACTTCCGCATCGTCGGCTTCACCGAGTTGACCGACAACGAGCGCGAACGTCTGCCCGACGACTACGAGGAGTGTTCGCATCTCCTCGCGGACGGTCGGGTCTACTCCTGCGGCGAGTCGCTGGAACAGGCGTTCGTCCGGTCGGACCTCGGCGACGGCGCGGGAGGACTGGTCAAGTTCCTCCGGAACTTCCGGGACTACAACGAGTTCCGCGAGCAGATGTATCGGGCGGTCGCAGACCACCGAGGAGACCTCGGCGTGGTCGTCTCGAAGACGCCGCCAGCGCAAAAGAAGTCGGATTCAGACGACAGTTAGCCGCGCTGGCGAATCCAACAGCGTCGGCGGTCCGCCAGCGAAATCGGTTCGACCGGAGGCGGCGAGCGTTCGCTACGTTTCGAGCGCGACTGCTGGGCGGTAGCCACAGGTCCGAAAATCGAGTTAGCTGTACTCCCGCCAGCGGTGGCCGCACTCCTGACACTTGAAGAAGCGCGTCGGCGGTTCGTCCGCAGAGCCGGTCTGCTTGATGGTGTACCACGCCTTGCCGTGGCCGCACTCGTCGCAGGTCACGTCCTCGGCGGTGGGTTTGCCCTCGAAGTTGGCGTCCTCGGAAGTCTCGATGACCTCCGAATCGCCCTGCTCCTCGGTGGAGACGAACTCGGCGGCCTTCTCCTCGTCCTTGTCGCTGGTGTCCTGACAGTCGTCGTTCGTACAGATCATCTTCGACCCCATGGATTTCATCATGGAACCGCATTCGTCGCAGAATTGCATACTGGATGGCTAACGCCCGGTTGTTGATAAGCGCCACGTTCCTTTGGATGCGGGTTTCGAGGAGTCTCGACTGCTCGCGCTGACGGTACGACCGCAATCGTGGACGCCAGAACCGACGTGATGAACGTCTCTCGAAGCCCCCGGCCGGTCACAGGATAGGGGAAGACAAAGATTTCCTAAAGACATCTAATTAATGTCTATAAACATCTAACTATTTCTTAGTTCTCCGGAGTCGGCCCCTGAATCCGAACGCTCGCCACCGACCTCCTCCGACCCCCGACCGGACGCCGCGGCCTCGATTTTCCGGAGTCGGTCCGGTCGGGCGACCACGTAAACCGTGTCCTCGGCCCCGAGGGCCCGGTTGTCCGGAGGAATCGTCTCGACGCCCTCGGTTGTTCGGACCGCGACCACCGTGGCGTCGAGGCCACCGACCGGGGTGCCGACCAACGGACTGTCCCCGGCTAGCGTCACCGCGCCGACCGTCTCGTCGGCAGACCGAAGTCGCGCGGAGAACTCCCGGTCTGGCCGGAGTTCGGTCGGGAGCGTCACCAGTCGATACTCGGCGTCGGGGTCGAGTTCGGCGGCGTCCTCGGCGTCGAGCGCGAGGGTCGCCACGTCGCCGACCGTCGCCCGGAGTTCGGCGGTAGCGACGCGCGCGGTGTCGGGACCGTCCCGCCAGACCTGCACGAGGTCCCCGGCGCTCGCGCTGAACGCCGGGTCCGCCCAGACTGCCATCGCCACGGTGCCGGGGGCGAGCGTCGGGCCGATGCCGACCGCCCGGCCGCCGGCCGCGAGGTACTCGACGGTGCCGTCGTCGGCCAGTTCCGCGTCCACCCGGCCGACGCCGTAGTCGTCGCGGAGGCGCTCGGCGAGGCGGTCCCGGAGTTCGGCGACCGTCAATCCGCGAGGGAACCGGAGCGTCTTGCCCGAAAGCGTCGCCTTCGTCTCGTCGTCGAGCGGTTCGTACCCGTCTATCGACTCGATGTCGTCGGGGAGTTCGACCGCGACGTACCGGCCGACCGACCGGACGAGGAGATTCAGGTTTCGGTCGAGGCCCGCCTCGCGGGACCCGACCAGTAGGTCCGTGACGAGGACGGCACCCGAGCGCGCTCCGACCGCCCCGGCGGCCGCCCCGAGGACGAACGCCGTGACGTTGACCAGAACCACCTCCGTCGCCGGGACCGCTCGCCCGCCGAGGAACTGCCGGAGCGCCGTCGTGGTGTTGAGCCATCCGCCCACCGCGCCGAGACCGATTAGCACGCCCAACCCCTCGGGCATCGGTTCGCGAGTGTACGACCGGTAGAGCATGCCGAGACCGGTGGCGACGCCGCCAGACAGCAGGGCGAGGCCGACCACCCGAACGAGCGCCGTCACCGGACGTTCGAGCGCCGAGGCCACGCTCATCGGTCCGCCTCCTCGTCAGTCCCCGAGACGGCCTCCCCATCGCTTCCCGCGACTTCGCCGAACCGGTCGAGCGCGTCGCGCTGACCGACGACGTAGAGTTCGTCGCCCGCTGTGAGGCGGGTCGTTCCCGCCGGTGCGACGGTCCACTCGCTCCCCCGGCGCACCGCCAGCACCGCGATGCCGAACTCGTCCCGGACCGCGGCGTCACCGAGGAGCGTCCCGTCGAGCGGCCCGCCGCCGGCCAGTTCCACCCGCCGGATTCGCTTGCCGTCCCGGCGCAGAAGCGAGAGGAGTTCGAACTCCCGGCGGGTGCCACGCGCTCGGACCCGGATTGCGGCCGACGCCGCGCCGAGCAGAGTCCGGGCCTCTCGCCGGGGCACCGCGACCGTCACCCGGCCCTCGCCGCCGGTCGCCTGCCCCGACGCCGCACTCGGAGTTGCCATTTTGACGGTGGAGTCGGTTCCGTCGGTCGTCGCCGGCGTATCGGCGTCTGGCGAGGTCGGCCGTGAGACCGGAGCGCGGGCGTCGGTCTCCGACCCGGACCCCGACCGGGCGCTCAGGACGGTGCCCTCGACTTCTGTCTCGGGCGTCGAAACCGTCACCTCGTCCCGGCGGGCGAGACCAGTCGGCACCAGCGCGTCCACCGAAACCGCCCGGTGGCCAGTCGGAACTCGCCGTGAGAGCGACCCCGCCGGCGGGGCGGCGCTGACCGTCGCCCGGCCCTTGGCGTCGATGGTGGCCGACACCGCCGCGAGGTCGTAGTCGGTCCGGAGGCGCTCCTCCAGTCTGAGTTCCAACTCCGACAGCGGCAGGTCGGCGGGAAACGTCCACTCGCCGGCCCGAATCGTCGCCCGGAGGTCGTCGGGGAGCGACGGGTAGCCCTCCACGTCGCCCACGTCGCCGGTGACGCCGACCCGGACCTGACCGAACCGGCCCACTCGCTCGATGGCGTCGGCCGAGAGGCCTCGGTCGCGGAGTCCCCTGAGCGTGAACCGCCGGGGGAACTCGGCCCCCATTCGGTCGCCCTGAGCGTGGGCGTAGAGGGTCGCCATCATCACGACCAGCGCCGACACCAGCGCGGTCGGCGAGGTGACGAACTGGGGGTCGAGCAGGCCGAGCAAGCCGCCCTGAATCCCGGCGATGGCGACTCCGAAGACCAGCACACCGAATCCCGGAATCGTGACGCCCGTGAAGTACCGGAAGGTGAAACCGAGCGACCACGCCACGAGTGCAGGGACGACAGCAGTCAGCACGCCGATATAGATGCCCAACAGGAGTTCGACGAGGAGGTCGGGACCGAGAGCCATTGCGTATACTCCCGACAGACTCACGACCCCTAAAGAACTACCGACCTTTTTTATCCGAGACGGCGAGAGAAACGGGTATGGAGGCGAGAACGTGGCGGGGCCGGGTCGGCGTCCGCGTCATCGTGACTCTGACGTTCGCAGTCGCCCTGCTCTCGATAGCTACGGGCGTCTCCAGCATCGGGTTCACCGCGGCCTCGACCCAGAACCTCTTTGGCGGGCAGATTCCCGAGTGGGCACAGGAGACCGCCGGATTCACCGGGACGCTGACCGGGTTCCTGATGCTGGCCAGCGCGTTCGGGATGCGCCGCGGCTTGCGGTCCGCGTGGTACTCGACGGTCCTCCTGCTCCCCCTGACCGCGGTACAGGGGTTGGTCCAGTCGAGTCCCTACTCGATACCGCTGGTCGCGGTGTCGCTGGCCTCGCTCCCGGTGGTCCTCGCGGGTCGTCCCCGCTTCGACCGCGACGTAGACCTCTCGGCCTCGCAACTCGCCGCGCTGGCCGCCCTCGCCGGTGTCCAGATGTACGGAACGACCGGAGCCTACGCCCTCGCCGACCACTTCCAGAACTTGGACACGCCCCTCGACGCCTTCTACTACACGCTCGTCACCGCCAGCACCGTTGGATATGGCGACATCACGCCAGCGACCCAGACCGGACGACTGTTCAGTCTGTCCGTCGTCGTCCTCGGCACTGCGAGTTTCGCCGTCGCGCTGGCCTCGCTGTTGGGTCCCGCAATCGAAGCCCGCCTCGCATCAGCAC
This genomic window contains:
- a CDS encoding DCC1-like thiol-disulfide oxidoreductase family protein is translated as MSDVTLVYDDDCGFCTWWADFFAERSDFRIVGFTELTDNERERLPDDYEECSHLLADGRVYSCGESLEQAFVRSDLGDGAGGLVKFLRNFRDYNEFREQMYRAVADHRGDLGVVVSKTPPAQKKSDSDDS
- a CDS encoding transcription factor S: MQFCDECGSMMKSMGSKMICTNDDCQDTSDKDEEKAAEFVSTEEQGDSEVIETSEDANFEGKPTAEDVTCDECGHGKAWYTIKQTGSADEPPTRFFKCQECGHRWREYS
- a CDS encoding potassium channel family protein yields the protein MALGPDLLVELLLGIYIGVLTAVVPALVAWSLGFTFRYFTGVTIPGFGVLVFGVAIAGIQGGLLGLLDPQFVTSPTALVSALVVMMATLYAHAQGDRMGAEFPRRFTLRGLRDRGLSADAIERVGRFGQVRVGVTGDVGDVEGYPSLPDDLRATIRAGEWTFPADLPLSELELRLEERLRTDYDLAAVSATIDAKGRATVSAAPPAGSLSRRVPTGHRAVSVDALVPTGLARRDEVTVSTPETEVEGTVLSARSGSGSETDARAPVSRPTSPDADTPATTDGTDSTVKMATPSAASGQATGGEGRVTVAVPRREARTLLGAASAAIRVRARGTRREFELLSLLRRDGKRIRRVELAGGGPLDGTLLGDAAVRDEFGIAVLAVRRGSEWTVAPAGTTRLTAGDELYVVGQRDALDRFGEVAGSDGEAVSGTDEEADR
- a CDS encoding NAD-binding protein, coding for MEARTWRGRVGVRVIVTLTFAVALLSIATGVSSIGFTAASTQNLFGGQIPEWAQETAGFTGTLTGFLMLASAFGMRRGLRSAWYSTVLLLPLTAVQGLVQSSPYSIPLVAVSLASLPVVLAGRPRFDRDVDLSASQLAALAALAGVQMYGTTGAYALADHFQNLDTPLDAFYYTLVTASTVGYGDITPATQTGRLFSLSVVVLGTASFAVALASLLGPAIEARLASALGRMTEAQLELLEDHVIVLGYGDLTEPILNELDGQSEFVVVTPDPERASELNDRGFKVLKADPSDEEPLRRVGIEEARAVVAATNNDAEDALAVLTARQLNPDVRIVAAATDRENVDKLRRAGADSVISPASIGGHLLVRSALGSDGMESVADRLSGESPKS